In one Carassius carassius chromosome 48, fCarCar2.1, whole genome shotgun sequence genomic region, the following are encoded:
- the rtca gene encoding RNA 3'-terminal phosphate cyclase: MAATTFEMDGSVMEGGGQILRLSAALSCIQGASIKINKIRAGRSTPGLRPQHLSGLELVRDMCNGNLEGATVGSSEITLTPGKIKGGNHVADTRTAGSVGLLMQISLPCALFAQGPSELCLKGGTNAEMAPQIDYTLKVFKPIVERFGVQFDCDLKMRGYYPKGGGEVVLKVNPVKELSPISLTERGNITKIYGRAFVAGVLPFKLAKDMSTAAVRTIRKEIKDLYINIQSLQEKEKACGSGNGIIIIAESSTGCIFAGSSLGKKGVYADKVGIEAAEMLLRNIRHNGCVDEFLQDQLIIFMALANGTSRMRTGPITLHTQTAIHVAEQLTNAKFVIRKAEDEHANNDTYIIECQRVGAANLSL, from the exons ATGGCCGCAACAACGTTCGAAATGGACGGAAGTGTAATGGAAGGG GGAGGACAGATTTTAAGGCTGTCTGCGGCGCTGAGTTGCATCCAAGGGGCgtcaatcaaaataaataaaatccgaGCCGGTAGAAGCACACCGGGTTTGAG GCCTCAGCATCTGTCAGGTCTCGAGCTGGTGAGGGACATGTGCAACGGCAATCTGGAAGGAGCCACAGTGGGATCCTCGGAAATTACGCTCACTCCTGGGAAAATCAAGGGTGGGAATCACGTCGCCGATACACGGACTGCTGG AAGCGTGGGACTGCTGATGCAGATCTCACTGCCGTGTGCCCTGTTCGCTCAGGGTCCGTCAGAGCTGTGCCTGAAGGGAGGAACCAATGCTGAGATGGCACCTCAGATTGACTACACATTGAAG GTCTTCAAACCGATAGTGGAGAGATTCGGAGTTCAGTTTGACTGTGATTTAAAAATGAG GGGATACTATCCTAAAGGAGGTGGTGAGGTGGTGCTCAAGGTAAACCCTGTGAAGGAGCTGAGTCCCATCAGCTTGACTGAAAGAGGAAACATCACCAAGATCTACGGCAGGGCCTTCGTGGCTGGAGTGCTGCCCTTTAAG TTGGCGAAGGACATGTCCACGGCAGCGGTCCGCACTATCAGGAAAGAAATTAAGGATCTGTACATCAACATTCAGTCTCTGCAAGAGAAGGAAAAGGCCTGTGGCAGCGGCAATGGGATCAT AATAATTGCAGAATCATCCACCGGCTGCATATTTGCAGGATCATCTCTTGGCAAAAAAG GTGTATATGCTGACAAAGTTGGCATCGAGGCTGCAGAAATGTTGCTAAGAAACATCAGGCACAATGGTTGCGTGGACGAGTTCCTGCAAGACCAG CTTATTATTTTCATGGCCTTGGCAAACGGCACATCCAGAATGCGAACAGGCCCGATCACTCTCCACACACAAACGGCAATCCACGTGGCAGAGCAGCTCACGAAT GCTAAATTTGTTATACGCAAGGCAGAGGATGAGCATGCAAACAACGATACCTACATTATCGAGTGCCAAAGAGTGGGTGCCGCCAATCTTAGCCTGTGA